The Malus domestica chromosome 06, GDT2T_hap1 genome has a segment encoding these proteins:
- the LOC114823275 gene encoding short-chain dehydrogenase TIC 32, chloroplastic-like has translation MWIFGWKGPSGFSARSTAEEVTQGIDGTGLTAIVTGASSGLGLETTRVLALRGVHVVMAVRNTDAGRNVKEEILKEIPTAKIDVMELDLSSMASVRKFASEYKSSGRPLHILINNAGIMATPFMLSKDNIEMQFATNHLGHFLLTNLLLETMKKTTEESNKEGRIVNLSSEAHRFAYTEGIRFDKINDESGYTSIYAYGQSKLANILHANELTRCLKAEGINITANSLHPGSIVTNLLRHHSYINAIAGFFGRLMLKNVQQGAATECYVALHPQVKGISGEYFMDSNKADPTPQAKDAELAKKLWDFSVSLTDPK, from the exons atgtggatatttggatggaaagggCCGTCTGGATTTTCAGCCCGTTCTACTGCTGAGGAAGTTACTCAGGGAATTGATGGAACCGGTCTCACTGCAATCGTTACAG GAGCATCGAGTGGTCTTGGTTTGGAGACAACACGAGTTCTAGCCTTGCGTGGTGTTCATGTCGTCATGGCAGTAAGGAATACTGATGCTGGTAGGAATGTTAAAGAGGAAATACTTAAGGAAATCCCCACGGCCAAAATCGATGTCATGGAGCTTGATCTCAGCTCAATGGCTTCAGTTAGGAAGTTTGCATCGGAATATAAATCATCTGGTCGACCATTGCATATTCTGAT TAATAATGCAGGGATTATGGCAACTCCGTTCATGCTTTCAAAAGACAACATTGAAATGCAGTTTGCAACCAACCATTTAG GCCATTTTCTTTTGACAAACCTTCTGTTAGAAACCATGAAAAAGACAACAGAGGAAAGCAACAAAGAAGGAAGGATCGTGAATTTATCATCAGAGGCTCACCGATTTGCATATACGGAGGGGATTCGTTTTGACAAGATTAATGATGAATCAGG ATACACCAGTATTTACGCTTATGGACAATCAAAACTTGCGAATATATTGCATGCTAATGAGCTCACAAGGTGCTTGAAG GCAGAAGGGATTAATATAACTGCTAATTCCCTTCACCCCGGATCAATTGTTACCAATCTTCTACGCCACCACAGTTACATTAATG CCATTGCCGGCTTCTTCGGTAGACTTATGCTTAAAAATGTTCAGCAG GGGGCAGCAACTGAATGCTATGTAGCGTTGCATCCGCAAGTTAAGGGTATCAGCGGTGAATACTTTATGGACAGCAACAAAGCCGACCCGACCCCTCAAGCCAAAGATGCTGAATTGGCAAAGAAGCTATGGGATTTCAGTGTGAGCCTGACGGATCCAAAGTAA